Sequence from the Priestia megaterium genome:
TATGACCATGGACAAATTACAGCGGCCGCGGCCGCTAATATTGTCTATGAATTTATTACGCTTATTGCGTTAAGAAAAAAAGCAAAAGAAGAAGAAGCGCTGTTAGTGAAAGCACGCGATTGAATATAAACAAGACGGTAAAGGTGGGAAGGTACTATTATCTTCCCACTTTTATATAAGAGTTCTCTATAGGGAGTGTTTGACTATGAACGGGCAAGTAAATGTAAAAATAGATAAGAAACAAGAAAAAACATTAAAAAGAGAAATTATCAATCCAGCGACCAATAAGATCATAGCGGAAGTGTTTGATTCGTCGCTTCAACAAGTAGAGGAAGCGGTAGGTAAAGCAAAGCAGGCTTTTGAGCAGAGTGAATGGAAGAAAAATAAGTCACTGCGTGTAGAGGTGCTTAAGAAACTAGCAAATTTATTAGAAAAAGAAGCGAGTATATTCGCTGAAACAGAAACATTAAATACAGGCAAACCGATAAAAGAAGCGCAGTTAGATATTGAAGATACGATTAATTGTTTAAGATATTACGCAAATTTAATAGAAGAAAATCAGCCGTGGACAAAGGACATGTTCGACGATACAAACAGTAAAATCATTCAAGAACCTATCGGCGTATGTGCGCTAATTGTTCCTTGGAATTTCCCTTTGCTGCTTGGCATGTGGAAGCTGGCTCCTGCATTAGCAGCTGGAAACACGGTGGTGTTTAAGCCTTCAGAATTAACGCCACTTTCTTTTTTAAAGTTAGCTTCATTATGTGAAAAAGCTGGTATACCAGAAGGCGTGTTTAATTTACTTACGGGAGACGGTGAAGTGGGAAGTGCGCTCGTTGAACATAAAGACGTAGCCAAAGTCTCTTTTACAGGAGGATCAGAAACAGGCAAACGTATTTATCAGCAGTGCGCAAAAGAGATGAAAAGAGTTTCGCTTGAACTGGGAGGGAAATCTCCGCTTCTTATTTTTGAAGACAGCGAAATTGATATTGCAGTAGACTGGACAATGTTTGGCTCGTTTTTTAACCAAGGACAAGTGTGTGTAGCTTCGTCGCGTATACTCGTACATGAATCTATTTATAACTTGTTTCTTTCTGTGCTTACGGAGGCTGTTGCTGCTATAAAAATTGGTAACCCCTTAAGAGAAGAAACGGAGATGGGTCCGGTTATTAGCAAGGAGCATCTGAATAAAATACGGGATTTTATCAAGCTAGGTCAAAAAGAAGGCGCGAATTTATTAACAGGAGGAACGTTAATCGACTGCGAAGGTGGAAACTATATAAAGCCGGCTGTGCTCGTCGATGTGGAGCAGCATATGAAAGTCGTCCAAGAAGAAATATTTGGCCCGGTCATTACCGTTCAATCTTTTTCAAGTGAAGAAGAAGCCATAGCACTTGCCAACGGTACGAGATTTGGTTTAGCTGCAGGAATTTTAACGAATGATTTAATGAAAGCAGAGCGAGTTGCTGAACATCTTCAAGCGGGAACGATTTGGATCAACGGCTACCATACGCCTCATA
This genomic interval carries:
- a CDS encoding aldehyde dehydrogenase family protein, whose protein sequence is MNGQVNVKIDKKQEKTLKREIINPATNKIIAEVFDSSLQQVEEAVGKAKQAFEQSEWKKNKSLRVEVLKKLANLLEKEASIFAETETLNTGKPIKEAQLDIEDTINCLRYYANLIEENQPWTKDMFDDTNSKIIQEPIGVCALIVPWNFPLLLGMWKLAPALAAGNTVVFKPSELTPLSFLKLASLCEKAGIPEGVFNLLTGDGEVGSALVEHKDVAKVSFTGGSETGKRIYQQCAKEMKRVSLELGGKSPLLIFEDSEIDIAVDWTMFGSFFNQGQVCVASSRILVHESIYNLFLSVLTEAVAAIKIGNPLREETEMGPVISKEHLNKIRDFIKLGQKEGANLLTGGTLIDCEGGNYIKPAVLVDVEQHMKVVQEEIFGPVITVQSFSSEEEAIALANGTRFGLAAGILTNDLMKAERVAEHLQAGTIWINGYHTPHIETAWGGFKESGIGRELGPSGLAAFTETKHVNTNSKLARANWYQ